The following are encoded together in the Anopheles nili chromosome 3, idAnoNiliSN_F5_01, whole genome shotgun sequence genome:
- the LOC128726144 gene encoding probable trafficking protein particle complex subunit 13 homolog — protein sequence MVEPMEHLLALKVMRLTRPTLISPQILTAEPKDVPQHSFEKILRSDATSVAGCETIAAGQFMLLPQSFGNIYLGEMFSSYVCVHNCRAHPVSNVSVKADLQSNNSRVSLPIHADKTGPVTLNPEETLDDVIHHEVKEIGTHILVCEVSYMTPAGLETSFRKFFKFQVIKPLDVQTKFYNAETDDVYLEAQIQNITGGPICLEKVELESSEQYTVVSLNTLPSGESVFSSKTMLQPQNSCQFLYCIRPIPEIARDPSALKAANNIGKLDIVWRSNLGERGRLQTSQLQRCALEYSDLRLNVIQANSIVRIGEGFSFRCRVTNTSERSMDLVMSLNTKAKPGCGYTGMTELALGPIEPGQMKEFSLTVCPVRLGLIALSALQLTDVFTKRKYEFDNFLQVFVVDEDYREDNFQMDKYVRYTNSGKIPLTA from the exons atggttgAACCGATGGAGCATTTACTGGCATTAAAAG TGATGCGACTTACGCGACCCACCTTGATCAGTCCACAAATATTGACTGCGGAACCGAAGGATGTGCCTCAGCATTCGTTCGAAAAAATTCTTCGGAGCGACGCAACATCGGTGGCCGGCTGTGAGACGATTGCAGCCGGGCAGTTTATGCTGCTGCCGCAAAGCTTCGGAAACATCTATCTCGGTGAAATGTTCTCAAGCTACGTGTGCGTTCACAACTGCCGGGCGCATCCCGTGTCGAACGTGTCGGTTAAGGCTGACCTACAATCGAACAATAGCCGGGTTAGTCTTCCTATTCACGCCGATAAGACCGGTCCGGTCACGCTGAATCCGGAAGAAACACTCGACGATGTAATTCACCATGAGGTGAAAGAAATCGGGACCCACAT CTTGGTGTGCGAAGTGTCCTACATGACTCCGGCCGGTTTAGAGACGTCGTTTCGAAAGTTCTTCAAATTCCAGGTGATCAAACCGCTCGACGTCCAGACAAAGTTTTATAACGCCGAAACGGATGACGTGTATCTCGAGGCACAGATACAGAACATCACAGGCGGGCCGATCTGCCTCGAGAAGGTGGAACTGGAGAGTTCGGAGCAGTATACAGTCGTCTCGCTGAACACGCTGCCATCGGGCGAATCGGTGTTCTCATCCAAGACGATGCTGCAGCCCCAAAACAGTTGTCAGTTTTTGTACTGCATTCGTCCCATTCCCGAAATCGCGCGCGATCCAAGCGCATTGAAGGCTGCCAACAATATCGGCAAGCTGGACATTGTATGGCGGTCGAATTTGGGCGAGCGAGGACGGCTACAGACCAGCCAATTGCAGCGCTGT GCCCTCGAGTACAGCGACCTTCGGTTGAACGTGATCCAGGCGAACAGCATCGTTCGAATTGGGGAAGGCTTCAGCTTCCGGTGCCGGGTGACGAACACCAGCGAGCGCTCGATGGATCTGGTGATGAGCCTCAACACCAAAGCCAAACCGGGCTGTGGCTATACCGGCATGACGGAGTTAGCCCTCGGCCCTATCGAACCAGGTCAGATGAAGGAGTTCTCGCTGACGGTGTGTCCAGTGCGCTTGGGGTTGATCGCGTTATCCGCCCTGCAGCTGACCGACGTGTTCACGAAGCGCAAATACGAGTTTGACAACTTTCTGCAGGTGTTTGTGGTAGATGAAGACTACCGGGAGGACAATTTCCAGATGGATAAGTACGTCCGCTACACAAACAGCGGAAAAATTCCGCTAACGGCTTAG
- the LOC128725512 gene encoding facilitated trehalose transporter Tret1, translating to MVKILMRADTHVSFVVPIEEPVAKCTLSQVLAALSVSLGSMVVGFSSAYTSPALVSMQDRNITSFEVTEQSGSWVGGIMPLAGLAGGILGGPMIEYLGRKNTILATATPFIISWLLIACATHVSMVLVGRALSGLCVGIASLSLPVYLGETVQPEVRGTLGLLPTAFGNIGILLCFVAGKYLDWSGLAFLGATLPVPFLILMFLIPETPRWYVSRNHEDRARKALQWLRGRKADVEPELKGISKSHQEAERHASKSAMLDLLKKSNLKPLLISLGLMFFQQLSGINAVIFYTVQIFQSAGSTIDEKLCTIIVGVVNFIATFIATMLIDRLGRKILLYISDVAMIITLMTLGGFFYMKNNGSDVSEIGWLPLAAFVVFVVGFSLGFGPIPWLMMGEILPGKIRGSAASVATAFNWSCTFVVTKTFSDITASLGNHGAFWLFGSICVVGLFFVIVYVPETQGKSLEDIERKMMGRVRRMSSVANIKPLSFNM from the exons ATGGTGAAGATTTTAATGCGCGCCGACACGCACGTGTCGTTCGTCGTGCCCATCGAGGAACCGGTCGCCAAGTGCACCTTATCGCAG GTTCTCGCTGCCCTTTCGGTGTCGCTCGGATCCATGGTTGTTGGGTTCTCATCCGCCTATACCTCACCGGCGTTGGTGTCAATGCAGGATCGCAATATTACATCGTTCGAGGTGACGGAACAGTCG GGTTCGTGGGTCGGTGGTATTATGCCGCTGGCGGGTCTGGCTGGCGGTATCCTCGGTGGACCGATGATTGAGTATCTTGGCCGGAAGAACACCATCCTGGCGACGGCGACACCCTTCATCATCTCCTGGCTTCTGATCGCTTGTGCCACGCACGTGTCCATGGTGCTTGTCG GTCGTGCTCTGTCCGGTTTGTGTGTTGGCATTGCGTCACTCTCGCTACCGGTTTATCTCGGGGAAACGGTCCAACCGGAAGTGCGCGGTACACTCGGGTTACTTCCGACCGCGTTCGGTAACATCGGCATCCTGCTTTGCTTCGTCGCCGGCAAGTACTTGGACTGGTCCGGACTGGCATTCCTAGGAGCCACTCTGCCCGTGCCATTCCTCATTCTTATGTTCCTAATCCCGGAAACGCCCCGGTGGTACGTGTCACGGAACCACGAAGATCGTGCCCGCAAAGCCCTGCAGTGGCTGCGCGGTCGCAAGGCTGATGTCGAGCCGGAACTCAAGGGCATCTCAAAGTCACACCAGGAAGCGGAACGACACGCGTCCAAGAGCGCCATGTTGGATCTGCTGAAAAAGTCCAACCTAAAGCCGCTGCTGATCTCGCTCGGGTTGATGTTCTTCCAGCAGCTGTCCGGTATCAATGCGGTTATCTTCTACACGGTGCAGATCTTCCAGAGTGCCGGTTCGACGATCGATGAGAAGCTGTGCACGATCATCGTCGGTGTGGTCAACTTCATTGCGACCTTTATCGCGACCATGCTGATCGATCGGCTCGGGCGTAAGATCTTGCTGTACATCTCGGACGTGGCGATGATCATCACGCTCATGACGCTCGGTGGGTTCTTCTACATGAAGAACAACGGCAGCGATGTGTCTGAGATCGgatggcttccgttggccGCGTTTGTCGTGTTTGTGGTTGGTTTCTCGCTTGGATTCGGTCCCATCCCGTGGCTGATGATGGGTGAGATCCTGCCCGGCAAGATCCGTGGTTCAGCCGCATCCGTCGCGACCGCGTTCAACTGGAGCTGCACGTTCGTGGTCACGAAGACGTTCTCTGACATTACCG CTTCCCTCGGCAATCACGGCGCATTCTGGttgttcggttcgatttgcgTCGTTGGTCTGTTTTTCGTCATCGTGTACGTCCCGGAAACGCAGGGCAAGTCCCTTGAAGACATCGAGCGAAAGATGATGGGTCGCGTGAGGCGTATGAGCTCGGTGGCCAATATTAAGCCGCTGTCGTTCAACATGTAA
- the LOC128722980 gene encoding 26S proteasome non-ATPase regulatory subunit 4 — MVLESTMVCFDNSDYQRNGDYFPTRLNAQKDGVNLVCLSKVRSNPENNVGLMTLSNTTEVLATLTSDVGRILSKLHLVNPNGNINLMTGLRIAHLVLKHRQGKNHKMRIVVFVGSPVAHDEGELVKLAKKLKKEKVNVDIVSFGDHQKNNDTFTSFINVLNGKDGTGSHLVCVPRGSVFSEALISSPIIQGEDGSGGAGLGGAGFEFGVDPNEDPELALALRVSMEEQRLRQEEEQRRATANSAAEGMSVAGTDSEAAGAAAGSATASSSSGAARAAGTEPHAEEAMLERALALSTGEIMPTDDSMPDFANMTEEEQIAFAMQMSMQDAQEPISQPAKRQKQEKDTPMEVDVEEIEIVGVSPEYLMSVLENLPGVDPQSEAVRNAVGSLNKDSSKKSQSESSKKSQGESSKKSDSKDGEEDENKK, encoded by the coding sequence ATGGTGCTGGAAAGTACGATGGTATGCTTCGACAACAGCGATTACCAGCGCAATGGTGATTACTTCCCGACTCGATTGAATGCCCAAAAGGACGGTGTGAATCTCGTATGCCTGTCAAAGGTACGTTCGAATCCGGAGAACAACGTCGGACTGATGACGCTTTCCAACACGACGGAGGTGTTGGCCACGCTGACAAGCGATGTTGGCCGCATCTTGTCCAAACTACATCTGGTAAATCCAAACGGCAACATCAACTTGATGACCGGGTTGCGCATCGCACATTTAGTACTGAAGCACCGACAGGGTAAGAACCACAAGATGCGCATCGTCGTATTCGTAGGCTCGCCGGTCGCACACGACGAGGGAGAGTTAGTTAAGCTGGCCAAGAAGCTAAAGAAAGAGAAGGTGAACGTAGACATCGTTAGTTTCGGCGATCATCAGAAGAATAACGACACGTTCACGTCGTTCATCAACGTGCTGAATGGAAAGGACGGCACCGGATCGCATCTTGTGTGCGTGCCGCGTGGGTCCGTCTTTTCGGAAGCTCTCATTTCGTCACCCATCATCCAGGGTGAAGACGGCAGTGGTGGCGCGGGCTTGGGTGGAGCTGGGTTCGAGTTTGGTGTCGATCCGAACGAAGATCCCGAGTTGGCGCTGGCACTGCGAGTGTCGATGGAAGAACAGCGGTTGCGCCAGGAGGAAGAACAGCGCCGCGCTACGGCCAACAGTGCCGCCGAGGGTATGTCTGTTGCGGGTACCGACTCGGAAGCTGCTGGCGCTGCTGCAGGCTCTGCTACGGCTTCTTCCAGTTCCGGAGCAGCTCGGGCAGCCGGCACAGAACCGCACGCTGAAGAAGCGATGCTGGAACGCGCTCTGGCACTATCGACGGGTGAAATCATGCCGACCGACGATTCCATGCCGGACTTTGCGAACATGACCGAAGAGGAGCAGATCGCGTTCGCGATGCAGATGTCAATGCAGGACGCCCAGGAGCCTATCTCGCAGCCAGCAAAACGACAGAAGCAGGAAAAGGATACGCCAATGGAGGTGGACGTGGAAGAGATTGAGATAGTGGGAGTTTCTCCCGAATATTTGATGAGCGTGCTCGAGAACCTGCCCGGTGTTGATCCGCAGTCGGAAGCGGTACGCAATGCGGTCGGATCCCTGAACAAGGATAGCAGCAAGAAATCACAATCGGAAAGCAGCAAGAAATCGCAAGGAGAGAGCAGCAAGAAATCAGACAGTAAGGATGGTGAAGAGGATGAGAACAAAAAGTAA
- the LOC128725513 gene encoding RING-box protein 2, with translation MMADENENSCDKFDDVKPDKMFTLKKWNAVAMWSWDVECDTCAICRVQVMDACLRCQAESKKDTLGRQDCVVVWGECNHSFHHCCMSLWIKQNNRCPLCQQEWSIQRMGK, from the exons ATGATGgcggatgaaaatgaaaactcttGCGATAAGTTCGACGACGTTAAACCGGACAAAATGTTCACGCTGAAAAAGTGGAACGCGGTAGCGATGTGGAGCTGGGACGTGGAGTGTGACACTTGTGCAATTTGCCGGGTGCAGGTCATGG ACGCTTGCTTACGGTGCCAGGCAGAAAGTAAAAAGGACACACTTGGTCGACAAGACTGTGTGGTGGTATGGGGCGAGTGCAATCATTCCTTTCACCATTGCTGCATGTCTCTATGGATCAAGCAGAACAACCGGTGCCCATTGTGCCAGCAGGAATGGTCTATCCAGCGGATGGGCAAGTGA
- the LOC128725807 gene encoding microspherule protein 1 encodes MDGNTSIKPDATMECTTPRSAVDDQKRRSSSRSIKRKRFDDEIVEFSMSSTPVQQMKNVSGRCRTLSQSMTPIGTPVAQGTVPSPGPGTSTGSPTAVPEPTQPVQTTQAPLPPVVAPAPVPVALPPPPAPNPATSIMQQLNSNASVNEKKRVLKSNKKTKKKSASQQVATKDLGRWKPMDDLALITGILQTNDLRTVHRGTKFSCKFTIQEMQIRWCSLLYEESISRLAVTAMRNMHPELVESVQSKALFSVAEEELLGTIKSNENPSLETFQELLNKNSPIFYHSRTAKSLLNHWQLMKQYSLLPDQSVQSLPKNDNILSFSDAEDLINDTDLAEPRDEALETELALTDRKSKKEIRHLENELNRWSVLVDSLTGIGFSPDFDNQTLAAIRGRMVRFLMRSREIVLGRSTKDSTVDVDLSLEGPACKVSRKQGSIKLRSNGDFFMTNEGKRPLYIDGRPLLCGRKTRLNDNCVIEISNLRFVFLINHEFINAVRQESAKMNIPLN; translated from the exons ATGGATGGTAATACATCCATTAAACCGGATGCAACCATGGAGTGTACCACCCCACGAAGTGCTGTGGACGATCAAAAGCGACGCAG CTCTTCTCGTTCTATCAAGCGAAAACGATTCGATGACGAAATTGTGGAGTTTAGTATGAGTAGTACACCGGTCCAGCAGATGAAAAATGTCAGCGGCCGATGCCGTACACTGTCCCAATCGATGACGCCAATCGGAACCCCGGTCGCGCAGGGAACTGTGCCATCACCAGGTCCAGGAACATCAACTGGCTCTCCTACGGCTGTGCCAGAACCAACGCAGCCAGTGCAAACGACACAAGCTCCTCTTCCACCGGTAGTAGCTCCGGCTCCGGTTCCGGTAGCATtgcctccaccaccagcacccaATCCCGCTACTAGCATAATGCAGCAGCTCAATTCGAACGCCTCggtgaacgaaaagaaacgcgTGCTgaaaagcaacaagaaaactaaaaagaaaagcgcatcgCAGCAGGTGGCCACCAAAGATCTCGGCCGCTGGAAGCCAATGGATGATCTTGCATTGATAACTGGCATCTTGCAGACGAATGATTTACGAACAGTGCACCGAGGAACGAAGTTCTCCTGCAAGTTCACTATCCAGGAAATGCAAATACGCTGGTGTTCGCTGCTGTATGAGGAATCGATTTCGAGGTTAGCCGTGACCGCGATGCGTAACATGCACCCGGAGCTCGTAGAAAGCGTTCAAAGTAAAGCGCTTTTCTCTGTGGCCGAGGAAGAACTGCTCGGAACGATCAAGTCGAACGAAAATCCCTCGCTCGAGACATTCCAGGAGCTGCTGAACAAAAACTCACCTATCTTCTATCACTCGCGCACCGCCAAAAGCCTGTTGAACCACTGGCAACTGATGAAGCAGTACTCGTTGCTACCAGACCAATCCGTACAGTCGCTCCCAAAGAACGACAATATTCTCAGTTTCTCCGATGCGGAAGACTTGATTAATGATACCGATTTGGCCGAACCTCGGGATGAAGCCCTCGAAACGGAGCTGGCGCTCACCGACCGAAAGAGCAAAAAGGAAATACGCCACCTGGAGAATGAGTTAAACCGTTGGAGCGTGTTGGTGGATTCCCTCACCGGGATTGGCTTTTCGCCCGATTTCGACAACCAAACGCTCGCAGCCATCCGTGGTCGTATGGTGCGTTTCTTGATGCGTTCGCGAGAAATCGTTCTCGGTCGCTCGACCAAGGATAGCACCGTGGACGTGGACTTGTCGCTAGAAGGCCCCGCCTGCAAGGTGTCACGAAAACAGGGCTCGATAAAACTCCGCAGCAACGGTGATTTCTTTATGACAAACGAAGGCAAACGGCCTCTGTACATTGATGGTCGACCGCTCCTGTGCGGTCGCAAGACGCGATTGAACGATAACTGCGTCATCGAG ATCTCTAACCTGCGATTCGTATTCTTGATCAATCATGAGTTCATAAACGCCGTACGCCAGGAAAGTGCCAAGATGAACATTCCGCTCAACTAG